In one window of Rhodanobacter sp. FDAARGOS 1247 DNA:
- a CDS encoding MurR/RpiR family transcriptional regulator: MSPLVKIRSERDQMSAVERRIADFVLENAQLLRDYSSQQLANALGISQSSVVKFTQKLGFKGYPDLKYSVGEAIARADNGDAPQLATASDGDAGGSTLWRRKSEAEEATRLINPPETLQAVAEAIAQAGRSGKVFIIGLGEDDIYARNFALRLSLLGILTVHNFDTARMTANISVAGAGDVLLVFSEHGNHPALGKIARYFRERRGQVITVTRHTANPLRTLADLALVVSAHDELPYIQPLLYQSALQHLLDGLFVQLCEGGDDRHAQLLANLDRIQLMLEP, translated from the coding sequence ATGTCGCCGCTGGTCAAAATCCGTTCGGAACGCGACCAGATGTCGGCAGTGGAGCGGCGCATCGCCGACTTCGTGCTGGAGAACGCGCAGCTGCTGCGCGACTACTCCTCGCAGCAACTGGCCAATGCGCTGGGCATCAGCCAGTCCAGCGTGGTCAAGTTCACCCAGAAGCTGGGCTTCAAGGGTTATCCCGACCTGAAGTATTCGGTGGGCGAGGCGATCGCCCGCGCCGACAACGGCGACGCGCCGCAGCTGGCGACGGCCAGCGACGGCGATGCCGGCGGCTCGACCCTGTGGCGGCGCAAGTCCGAGGCCGAGGAGGCGACCCGGCTGATCAACCCGCCGGAAACGCTGCAGGCGGTGGCCGAGGCGATCGCCCAGGCTGGCCGCAGCGGCAAGGTGTTCATCATCGGCCTGGGCGAGGACGACATCTACGCGCGCAACTTCGCGCTGCGGCTGTCGCTGCTGGGCATCCTCACCGTGCACAACTTCGACACCGCGCGGATGACCGCCAACATCTCCGTCGCCGGCGCCGGCGACGTGCTGCTGGTGTTCTCCGAGCACGGCAACCATCCGGCGCTGGGCAAGATCGCCCGCTACTTCCGCGAGCGTCGCGGCCAGGTGATCACGGTGACCCGGCACACCGCCAACCCGCTGCGCACGCTGGCCGACCTCGCCCTGGTGGTGTCCGCCCACGACGAGCTGCCGTACATCCAGCCATTGCTGTACCAGTCGGCGCTGCAGCACCTGCTGGACGGCCTGTTCGTGCAGCTGTGCGAAGGCGGCGACGACCGGCACGCGCAACTGCTGGCCAACCTCGATCGCATCCAGCTGATGCTGGAGCCTTGA
- a CDS encoding dipeptide epimerase, whose amino-acid sequence MKITDIQFGMLRVPLKTPFKTALRTVSTVEDIVVMVHTDSGEIGYGEAPATAVITGDTHGSIIDAIRHYISPRLIGQDIANLNHITQLIQSSMEKNTSAKAAVEIAVYDLWGQLYNAPLYKLLGGGDPVITTDITISVDYIDKMVADSISAVERGFESLKIKVGKDIGVDIERVKAIYAAVEGRALLRLDANQGWTAKQAVYALQTLEDAGIKLELIEQPVKARDLAGMRYVTERVHTPVMADESVFGPMEVIELIRLRAADIINIKLMKTGGISNAIRIADIAGMHGIECMIGCMLETSISVAAAVHVAVAKADVITKIDLDGPSLGQFNPVDGGVIFNESEISVTDAPGLGIREIRGLERIED is encoded by the coding sequence ATGAAAATCACCGACATCCAGTTCGGCATGCTGCGGGTGCCGCTGAAGACCCCGTTCAAGACGGCCCTGCGTACCGTCTCCACGGTGGAAGACATCGTGGTGATGGTGCACACCGACAGCGGCGAGATCGGCTATGGCGAAGCGCCGGCCACCGCGGTGATCACCGGTGACACCCACGGCTCGATCATCGACGCGATCCGGCACTACATTTCGCCGCGGCTGATCGGCCAGGACATCGCCAACCTCAACCACATCACCCAGCTGATCCAGTCGTCGATGGAGAAGAACACCAGCGCCAAGGCGGCGGTGGAGATCGCGGTGTACGACCTGTGGGGCCAGCTCTACAACGCGCCGCTGTACAAGCTGCTCGGCGGCGGCGATCCGGTGATCACCACCGACATCACCATCAGCGTCGACTACATCGACAAGATGGTGGCCGACTCGATCTCGGCGGTGGAGCGCGGCTTCGAGTCGCTGAAGATCAAGGTCGGCAAGGACATCGGCGTCGACATCGAGCGGGTCAAGGCGATCTACGCCGCGGTCGAGGGCCGCGCGCTGCTGCGGCTGGACGCGAACCAGGGCTGGACCGCCAAGCAGGCGGTGTACGCCTTGCAGACGCTGGAAGACGCCGGCATCAAGCTGGAGCTGATCGAGCAGCCGGTCAAGGCGCGCGACCTGGCCGGCATGCGCTACGTCACCGAACGGGTGCACACGCCGGTGATGGCCGACGAAAGCGTGTTCGGCCCGATGGAGGTGATCGAGCTGATCCGCCTGCGCGCGGCCGACATCATCAACATCAAGCTGATGAAGACCGGAGGCATCTCCAACGCGATCCGCATCGCCGACATCGCCGGCATGCACGGCATCGAATGCATGATCGGCTGCATGCTGGAGACCAGCATCAGCGTGGCGGCTGCCGTGCACGTGGCGGTGGCCAAGGCCGACGTGATCACCAAGATCGACCTGGACGGACCTTCGCTGGGCCAGTTCAACCCGGTCGACGGTGGGGTAATCTTCAACGAATCGGAGATCTCGGTGACGGACGCACCCGGCCTGGGCATCCGCGAGATACGGGGCCTGGAGAGGATCGAAGACTGA
- a CDS encoding transglutaminase-like domain-containing protein — translation MDTLLPVAPVTRQPTRGLRLTACLFALLLGSSVAFAGVDASNGTTAPIIAQIDAGHFQAAEAAITAALAQPGVPADTQHELAFQRERMRRILLDFTLSADDVEARVRKQIPDLTDAEFAKWNAAGLFEHQLIDGKTLYFKRSPGNLFRLSAEAVARRAVQTPISDGPMEALNDHQRAIYKAALAGHRSSVLPRRLRMTQTLTVAADAVPAGETVRAWIPYPQAIPGQQEDIRYVASVPAQHRIAPESAPQRTAYLEKPAVAGQKTVFSVTWELTQYAQYHAIDPARVVPATITPELAPFVAERSPHIVFTDAMRAFSRKVVGDEKNPYRIAQKLFAAVDRIPWAGAREYSTISNISDYALHAGHADCGQQTLLLMTLLRLNGIPTRWQSGMVFSNDGSGYSNIHDWGFAYLAPYGWVPMDVTTGRLHPSPADDPALEWFYLGGLDEYRIAFNSDYDRPFQPAKQQFRSDNVDSQRGEAEWRGGNIYFDQLDYDFDWQLLPAAQGRSGK, via the coding sequence ATGGATACGTTGCTACCTGTCGCACCGGTAACACGTCAGCCCACACGCGGGCTGCGCCTGACGGCGTGCCTGTTCGCCCTGCTGCTTGGCAGTTCCGTCGCCTTCGCCGGCGTGGATGCCAGCAACGGAACCACCGCCCCCATCATCGCCCAGATCGATGCCGGCCATTTCCAGGCCGCCGAAGCGGCGATCACCGCCGCGCTGGCACAGCCCGGCGTGCCGGCCGACACGCAGCACGAACTGGCCTTCCAGCGCGAGCGCATGCGCCGCATCCTGCTCGACTTCACCCTGAGCGCGGACGACGTCGAGGCGCGCGTGCGCAAGCAGATCCCCGACCTCACCGACGCGGAATTCGCGAAGTGGAACGCGGCCGGCCTGTTCGAGCATCAGCTGATCGACGGCAAGACACTTTATTTTAAGCGTTCGCCGGGCAACCTGTTCCGGCTCAGCGCCGAGGCGGTGGCGCGGCGCGCGGTGCAGACGCCGATCAGCGACGGCCCGATGGAAGCGCTGAACGATCACCAGCGCGCGATCTACAAGGCGGCGCTGGCCGGACATCGCAGCAGCGTGCTGCCGCGCCGCTTGCGCATGACGCAGACGCTGACCGTCGCCGCCGACGCCGTCCCCGCCGGCGAAACCGTGCGCGCGTGGATTCCGTATCCGCAGGCGATACCCGGCCAGCAGGAAGACATCCGCTACGTGGCCAGCGTGCCGGCGCAGCACCGCATCGCGCCCGAGTCCGCGCCGCAGCGCACCGCGTATCTGGAGAAGCCGGCGGTGGCCGGGCAGAAGACCGTGTTCTCGGTGACCTGGGAACTGACCCAGTACGCGCAGTACCACGCGATCGATCCGGCCCGCGTGGTGCCCGCCACGATCACCCCCGAGCTGGCGCCGTTCGTGGCCGAGCGCTCGCCCCACATCGTGTTCACCGACGCGATGCGCGCGTTCTCGCGCAAGGTGGTCGGCGACGAGAAGAACCCGTACCGCATCGCGCAGAAACTGTTCGCCGCGGTCGACCGGATTCCCTGGGCCGGCGCCCGCGAATATTCGACGATCTCCAACATCAGCGACTACGCCCTGCACGCCGGCCATGCCGACTGCGGCCAGCAGACCCTGTTGCTGATGACCCTGCTGCGGCTCAACGGCATACCCACGCGCTGGCAGTCGGGCATGGTGTTCTCCAACGACGGCAGCGGCTACAGCAACATCCACGACTGGGGCTTCGCCTACCTCGCGCCCTACGGCTGGGTGCCGATGGACGTCACCACCGGTCGCCTGCATCCGTCGCCTGCGGACGACCCGGCGCTGGAATGGTTCTACCTCGGCGGGCTCGACGAATACCGCATCGCCTTCAACAGCGACTACGACCGTCCGTTCCAGCCGGCCAAGCAGCAGTTCCGTTCGGACAACGTGGACTCGCAGCGCGGCGAGGCGGAATGGCGCGGCGGCAACATCTATTTCGATCAGCTGGATTACGACTTCGACTGGCAGCTGCTGCCGGCGGCGCAGGGACGCAGCGGCAAATAA
- a CDS encoding TonB-dependent receptor has product MSNSRSLRRTVLCMALGLGLGSLAAPAAFAGNNDGSVVGHAQAGAVITAVNPATGLTRTITADQRGNYRFPFLPVGDYTVSASVNGQPLGQPRTVTVSLGNATTLDLGASPNATELSAIQVTGNGLPVIDVTSTESATNVSRAELVRLPVDQNVTSVALLAPGVVKGNAGFGGISFGGSSIAENAFYVNGLNVTDFYNRNGFSEAPFAFYDQFQVKTGGYSVEFGRTTGGVVNAVARSGTNELKGGVEITLEPGNWHSRADDQYDADGHRYITASRDQGSLVKTNVWASGPIIKDKLFIFAMYEARGSSPRNTNDAGNTLTSNSANTGFWGTTIDWNITDSNVLQLMAFSDKNKNTGDVYSYDYDSNTVGPLTNKVFSDTGGKDWALTWTSYLTNDLSMKLMYGRNEREAFTRSQLDIGCNYVSGNNAFLQLHDPGVALGCTSNSTVYDRNDVRKQARADFEWTLGDHLLRFGYDHENDTSDYSRYYAGPGAYYYNLYAASAGSTIPNGGVMPAGYDSYIRARRYEISGTFTTKNAAYYIEDNWQVSPNLVLNLGVRNDSFDNEDAAGRSYIKMDRQIAPRLGFSWDMKGDGSAKLFGNLGRYYLPVANVINIKQAGGLLDERTYYAFDGWDIQTLNGVEYAVPKLGPQIGAVDDSQGDGTVGDLRAEVDHDMDPVYQDEAILGFQQLISSQWSWGVKGTYRRLHNAIDDMEISATAQCGEDGYIGWVMANPGQKVTVWGDTNCDGDADGYLTVDTSKEGWAMYDADGNYLGQRGWVKPKRTYAAVELQLDRAWDEKWSMNASYTMSWNRGNAEGPVNSDTNFDDTGRTENFDDPWVNMGGDGYLPNDRRHQFKLRGTYALTPHWQLGADLNVASGGPITGFGVGNPYDGTNYHSYFICVDNCDSPTSEDRVYERSPRGKYGRLPWTYNLNAGITYVKPFDGGEFRVKLAVYNLLNQKRTTSVDQDLQTDISNETSSTFRQPLGFQSPRFTQLTMSVNF; this is encoded by the coding sequence ATGAGCAACAGTCGCAGCTTGCGCAGAACCGTACTTTGCATGGCGCTGGGCCTCGGCCTGGGGTCACTGGCCGCGCCGGCGGCCTTCGCCGGCAACAATGACGGCTCGGTGGTGGGCCATGCCCAGGCCGGCGCGGTGATCACCGCGGTGAATCCGGCCACCGGGCTGACCCGCACGATCACCGCCGACCAGCGCGGCAACTACCGCTTCCCGTTCCTTCCCGTCGGTGACTACACCGTCAGTGCCAGCGTGAACGGCCAGCCGCTCGGCCAGCCGCGCACCGTCACGGTCAGCCTCGGCAATGCCACCACGCTGGACCTGGGCGCCTCGCCCAATGCCACCGAACTGTCGGCGATCCAGGTCACCGGCAACGGCCTGCCGGTGATCGACGTGACCTCGACCGAGTCGGCCACCAATGTCTCGCGCGCCGAACTGGTGCGCCTGCCGGTCGACCAGAACGTCACCTCGGTGGCCCTGCTGGCGCCGGGCGTGGTCAAGGGCAACGCGGGCTTCGGCGGCATTTCCTTCGGCGGTTCGTCGATCGCCGAGAACGCGTTCTACGTCAACGGCCTCAACGTCACCGACTTCTACAACCGCAACGGCTTCTCCGAAGCCCCGTTCGCCTTCTACGACCAGTTCCAGGTCAAGACCGGCGGCTATTCGGTGGAGTTCGGCCGCACCACCGGCGGCGTGGTCAATGCCGTGGCGCGCTCGGGCACCAATGAGCTGAAGGGCGGCGTCGAGATCACCCTGGAGCCGGGCAACTGGCATTCGCGGGCCGACGACCAGTACGACGCCGACGGCCATCGCTACATCACCGCCAGCCGCGACCAGGGCTCGCTGGTGAAGACGAACGTCTGGGCGTCCGGCCCGATCATCAAGGACAAGCTGTTCATCTTCGCGATGTACGAAGCCCGCGGCAGCAGCCCGCGCAACACCAACGACGCGGGCAACACGCTCACCTCGAACAGCGCCAACACCGGCTTCTGGGGCACCACGATCGACTGGAACATCACCGACAGCAACGTGCTGCAGCTGATGGCCTTCTCCGACAAGAACAAGAACACCGGCGACGTCTACAGCTACGACTACGACAGCAACACCGTCGGCCCGCTCACCAACAAGGTCTTCAGCGATACCGGCGGCAAGGACTGGGCGCTGACCTGGACCAGCTACCTCACCAACGACCTGTCGATGAAGCTGATGTACGGCCGCAACGAGCGTGAAGCGTTCACCCGCTCGCAGCTGGACATCGGCTGCAACTACGTGTCGGGCAACAACGCCTTCCTGCAGCTCCACGACCCGGGTGTCGCGCTGGGTTGCACCAGCAATTCCACCGTCTACGATCGCAACGACGTCCGCAAGCAGGCGCGCGCCGACTTCGAATGGACGCTGGGCGACCACCTGCTGCGTTTCGGCTACGACCACGAGAACGACACCTCCGACTACAGTCGCTACTACGCCGGGCCGGGCGCGTACTACTACAACCTCTATGCGGCCAGCGCCGGCTCGACCATCCCCAACGGCGGCGTGATGCCGGCCGGCTACGACTCCTACATCCGCGCCCGCCGCTACGAGATCTCCGGCACGTTCACCACCAAGAACGCCGCCTACTACATCGAGGACAACTGGCAGGTCAGCCCCAACCTGGTGCTCAACCTCGGCGTGCGCAACGACAGCTTCGACAACGAGGATGCGGCGGGCCGCAGCTACATCAAGATGGATCGGCAGATCGCCCCGCGACTGGGCTTCTCCTGGGACATGAAGGGTGACGGCAGCGCCAAGCTGTTCGGCAACCTCGGCCGCTACTACCTGCCGGTGGCCAACGTGATCAACATCAAGCAGGCCGGCGGCCTGCTCGACGAGCGCACCTATTACGCGTTCGACGGCTGGGACATCCAGACGCTCAACGGCGTGGAATACGCCGTGCCCAAGCTTGGCCCGCAGATCGGGGCGGTCGACGATTCGCAGGGCGACGGCACCGTCGGCGACCTGCGCGCGGAAGTCGACCATGACATGGACCCGGTCTACCAGGACGAGGCGATCCTCGGCTTCCAGCAGCTGATCAGCTCGCAGTGGTCGTGGGGCGTCAAGGGCACCTACCGTCGCCTGCACAACGCGATCGACGACATGGAGATCAGCGCCACCGCCCAGTGCGGCGAGGATGGCTACATCGGCTGGGTGATGGCCAATCCCGGCCAGAAGGTCACCGTCTGGGGCGACACCAACTGCGACGGCGACGCCGATGGCTACCTCACCGTCGACACCTCGAAGGAAGGCTGGGCGATGTACGACGCCGACGGCAACTACCTGGGCCAGCGCGGCTGGGTGAAGCCCAAGCGCACCTACGCCGCCGTCGAACTGCAGCTGGATCGCGCGTGGGACGAGAAGTGGTCGATGAACGCCTCGTACACGATGTCGTGGAACCGCGGCAACGCGGAGGGTCCGGTCAACTCCGACACCAACTTCGACGACACCGGCCGCACCGAGAACTTCGATGATCCGTGGGTCAACATGGGCGGCGATGGCTACCTGCCGAACGACCGCCGTCACCAGTTCAAGCTGCGCGGCACCTATGCGCTGACCCCGCACTGGCAGCTCGGCGCCGACCTCAACGTGGCCTCCGGCGGACCGATCACCGGCTTCGGCGTGGGCAATCCGTACGACGGCACCAACTACCACAGCTACTTCATCTGCGTGGACAACTGCGACTCGCCGACGTCCGAGGACCGCGTCTACGAACGCTCGCCGCGCGGCAAGTACGGCCGCCTGCCGTGGACCTACAACCTTAACGCCGGCATCACCTACGTGAAGCCGTTCGATGGCGGCGAATTCCGGGTGAAGCTGGCCGTCTACAACCTGCTCAACCAGAAGCGCACCACGTCGGTGGACCAGGATCTGCAGACCGACATCTCCAATGAAACCAGCAGCACCTTCCGCCAGCCGCTGGGCTTCCAGTCGCCGCGGTTCACCCAGCTGACCATGTCCGTCAACTTCTGA
- a CDS encoding DUF819 domain-containing protein — protein MIHTVWPYLALMLLVAGLFPAIERRFGWKIFSVLPPIVLTYLLVTALAVSGLWQVNAEIKAAQSMLVSHMVPALLFLLMINCDLRAIWRLGPRVLGVFACTSVSLFVAFIASFLIYRHWLPGNQWQPLAALSGSWVGGTANMIAVKQAIAMPDDLLAMSLLTDALCYSMWVVVLFSVARLAPAFNRWTRAKSSGDIPLAEPKTSAPTTYDSVLLWLGMALAVAALSGWLAGWLPVSGMVSATTWTILLATGCGLVVAHTPLARFPGAGTISSAMLISVVAVLASQSNFQGIAAAPLYLLCGVTVIAIHAVLLVGFAKLFRFDLYLCGISSLAHIGGVAATPILAASYSAALVPVGILLALLGYILGTGFGLLVATIMSALALP, from the coding sequence GTGATCCATACGGTCTGGCCTTATCTGGCGCTGATGTTGCTGGTCGCCGGACTGTTTCCGGCGATCGAGCGCCGCTTCGGCTGGAAGATTTTTTCGGTGCTGCCGCCGATCGTGCTGACCTACCTGCTGGTCACCGCGCTGGCGGTGTCGGGGCTGTGGCAGGTCAATGCCGAGATCAAGGCGGCGCAGTCGATGCTGGTGTCGCACATGGTGCCGGCCCTGCTGTTCCTGCTGATGATCAATTGCGACCTGCGCGCGATCTGGCGGCTGGGGCCGCGCGTGCTGGGCGTGTTCGCCTGCACCTCGGTCAGCCTGTTCGTGGCCTTCATCGCCAGCTTCCTGATCTATCGCCACTGGCTGCCGGGCAACCAGTGGCAGCCACTGGCCGCGCTGTCCGGCAGCTGGGTCGGCGGCACCGCCAACATGATCGCGGTGAAGCAGGCGATCGCCATGCCCGACGACCTGCTGGCGATGTCGCTGCTGACCGACGCGCTCTGCTACTCGATGTGGGTGGTGGTGCTGTTTTCGGTGGCGCGGCTGGCGCCGGCGTTCAACCGCTGGACCCGGGCCAAGTCCAGCGGCGACATCCCGCTGGCCGAGCCGAAGACCAGCGCGCCGACCACCTACGACAGCGTGCTGCTGTGGCTGGGCATGGCGCTGGCAGTGGCGGCGTTGTCGGGCTGGCTGGCCGGCTGGCTGCCGGTGTCGGGCATGGTCAGCGCCACCACCTGGACCATCCTGCTGGCCACCGGCTGCGGGCTGGTGGTGGCGCATACGCCGCTGGCGCGGTTTCCCGGTGCCGGCACGATTTCCAGCGCGATGCTGATCAGCGTGGTGGCGGTGCTGGCCTCGCAGAGCAATTTCCAGGGGATCGCCGCGGCACCGCTGTACCTGCTGTGCGGAGTCACCGTCATCGCGATCCACGCGGTGCTGCTGGTCGGCTTTGCCAAGCTGTTCCGCTTCGATCTGTACCTGTGCGGCATCTCCTCGCTGGCGCATATTGGCGGCGTGGCCGCCACGCCGATCCTGGCGGCCAGCTACTCGGCCGCGCTGGTACCGGTGGGTATCCTGCTGGCCTTGCTCGGTTACATCCTGGGCACGGGCTTCGGCTTGCTGGTGGCGACGATCATGTCGGCACTGGCGCTACCGTGA
- a CDS encoding L,D-transpeptidase: MTVNRRTLALLTFAVTLAGAAHAGTAKTPWHDARQMIVVTTAGWNVDHGTLRTFARAGDGWREVRAAVPVTIGKNGAGWGLGLNAPQADAGGPVKREGDNRSPAGVFRIGDSFGYAASVDTAMPYLALNATEYCVDVSGAKHYNRIVDASVVGAAAVKGSTEPMRRDLHAHGDQRYRMGFVIEQNPANVPQAGSCIFAHLWKSPSDATAGCTAMTPAVMQSLLGWLKPEDHPVFVLLPQGEYERLRTAWQLPAIAATDAAR; this comes from the coding sequence ATGACTGTGAACCGCCGAACCCTTGCCCTGTTGACGTTCGCCGTCACGCTCGCCGGCGCCGCGCACGCCGGCACGGCGAAGACGCCGTGGCATGACGCGCGCCAGATGATCGTGGTGACCACGGCCGGCTGGAACGTGGACCACGGCACGCTGCGCACGTTCGCGCGGGCAGGCGATGGCTGGCGCGAGGTGCGCGCCGCGGTGCCGGTGACCATCGGCAAGAACGGTGCTGGCTGGGGCCTGGGGCTGAACGCGCCGCAGGCCGACGCCGGCGGGCCGGTCAAGCGCGAGGGCGACAACCGCAGCCCGGCCGGGGTGTTCCGCATCGGCGACAGCTTCGGTTATGCCGCCAGCGTCGACACCGCGATGCCGTACCTGGCGCTCAACGCCACCGAATACTGCGTCGACGTCAGCGGCGCGAAGCATTACAACCGCATCGTCGACGCCAGCGTGGTCGGCGCCGCGGCGGTGAAGGGTTCCACCGAGCCGATGCGGCGCGACCTGCACGCGCACGGCGACCAGCGCTACCGCATGGGCTTCGTGATCGAGCAGAACCCCGCGAACGTTCCGCAGGCCGGCAGCTGCATCTTCGCCCACCTGTGGAAGTCACCCAGCGACGCCACCGCCGGCTGCACCGCGATGACGCCCGCGGTGATGCAGTCGCTGCTGGGGTGGCTGAAGCCGGAAGATCACCCGGTGTTCGTGCTGCTGCCGCAGGGCGAGTACGAGCGGCTGCGCACGGCGTGGCAGTTGCCGGCCATCGCCGCCACGGATGCCGCCCGATGA
- a CDS encoding SH3 domain-containing protein, with translation MRFSLIAASVLAFAFAGAPLQAREANDALTIPPSGVLGVGEAQLTPQFWIGLQAQPDRVIMDRATIEAENAKLLQLDPSMHDLRKLPATLSREQISGWITHVSERPTRQRYDVEGKPVPSTRLDALVADLALDKVPASQPTRYGLIVQRAAFRAFPTDLRVFSSNDDTDIDRFQETAEFPGVPVVIAHASADGRWLFVLSPRYAAWTKAENVAEGSAAQVFGYVDKSPYRVITGASERTVFTRERPELSQLQLDMSTRVPLASGLAPDQPVNGQTAYAAYTLELPWRDAAGKLQFSPALLQKNTDTAGDYLPLTPANILHQAFKFLGERYGWGHAYDGRDCSGFVSDVYRSMGVQMPRDTSKQSISPALEHRLFTDKDSREARLKAAHELQVGDLVYIPGHVMMVIGQYKGQPWVIHDVGGMSYRKADGSKARVKLNAVSVTPLLPMLYNDKQTFVDRMTSIVRIRP, from the coding sequence ATGCGATTTTCCCTGATTGCCGCCAGCGTGCTTGCCTTCGCCTTCGCCGGCGCACCGCTGCAGGCGCGCGAGGCGAATGACGCGCTGACGATACCGCCGTCGGGCGTGCTGGGCGTGGGCGAGGCGCAGCTGACCCCGCAGTTCTGGATCGGCCTGCAGGCGCAGCCCGACCGGGTGATCATGGATCGCGCCACGATCGAGGCGGAGAACGCGAAGCTGCTGCAGCTCGATCCGTCGATGCACGACCTGCGCAAGCTGCCGGCCACGCTCTCCCGCGAGCAGATCAGTGGCTGGATCACGCATGTTTCGGAGCGCCCCACGCGCCAGCGCTACGACGTCGAGGGCAAGCCGGTGCCGTCGACGAGGCTCGATGCGCTGGTGGCGGATCTCGCCCTGGACAAGGTCCCGGCCAGCCAGCCCACGCGTTACGGACTGATCGTGCAGCGCGCCGCGTTCCGCGCGTTTCCCACCGACCTGCGCGTGTTCAGCTCGAACGATGACACCGACATCGACCGCTTCCAGGAAACCGCCGAGTTCCCCGGCGTGCCGGTGGTGATCGCCCATGCCAGTGCCGACGGCCGGTGGCTGTTCGTGCTGAGCCCGCGCTATGCCGCGTGGACGAAGGCGGAGAACGTGGCCGAGGGCAGCGCGGCGCAGGTCTTCGGCTACGTCGACAAGTCGCCGTACCGGGTGATCACCGGAGCCAGCGAGCGCACGGTGTTCACCCGCGAACGCCCCGAGCTGTCGCAACTGCAACTGGACATGAGCACGCGCGTGCCGCTGGCCAGCGGCCTGGCGCCGGACCAGCCGGTCAACGGGCAGACGGCGTACGCCGCGTACACGCTGGAACTGCCGTGGCGCGATGCCGCCGGCAAGCTGCAGTTCTCGCCCGCGCTGCTGCAGAAGAACACCGACACGGCCGGCGACTACCTGCCGCTAACCCCGGCCAACATCCTCCACCAGGCCTTCAAGTTCCTCGGCGAGCGCTATGGCTGGGGGCATGCCTACGACGGCCGCGACTGCAGCGGTTTTGTTTCCGACGTGTATCGCAGCATGGGCGTGCAGATGCCGCGCGATACCAGCAAGCAGTCGATCAGCCCGGCGCTGGAGCATCGGCTGTTCACCGACAAGGACAGCCGCGAGGCGCGCCTCAAGGCCGCGCATGAACTGCAGGTGGGCGACCTGGTCTACATCCCCGGCCACGTGATGATGGTGATCGGCCAGTACAAGGGCCAGCCCTGGGTGATCCACGACGTGGGCGGCATGAGCTATCGCAAGGCCGATGGCAGCAAGGCCCGCGTCAAGCTCAACGCGGTATCGGTGACGCCGTTGCTGCCGATGCTCTACAACGACAAGCAGACCTTTGTCGACCGCATGACCAGCATCGTGCGCATCCGGCCATGA